A genomic segment from Hyalangium gracile encodes:
- a CDS encoding C40 family peptidase, whose protein sequence is MVAPISSSRVTTQSARSSNPTLREGSRGPAVRDLQNLLKSKGFNPGGVDGVFGPKTKAAVLSFQRAQGISVDGIVGPQTWGKLKGAGGSKPPSGPTPGPAAKGTAEDFVQKALAQRGDRYVFGAETNLNDKNPDTFDCSELVQWAAHQAGVSVPDGTMNQVPFFRQKGTQISVDQALKTRGALLYRPGHVAISLGDGRTIEARGKNYGVNIFNANGRGWTSGALIPGLKY, encoded by the coding sequence ATGGTCGCCCCTATCTCCTCCTCTCGAGTGACGACGCAGTCCGCGCGCTCCTCCAACCCCACCCTGCGTGAGGGCTCCCGTGGCCCCGCGGTGCGTGACCTCCAGAACCTGCTGAAGAGCAAGGGCTTCAACCCTGGCGGCGTGGACGGCGTGTTCGGCCCGAAGACGAAGGCGGCGGTGCTGTCCTTCCAGCGCGCCCAGGGCATCAGCGTGGACGGCATCGTCGGTCCGCAGACGTGGGGCAAGCTGAAGGGCGCTGGCGGCTCGAAGCCTCCCTCCGGCCCCACCCCGGGCCCCGCGGCGAAGGGCACGGCCGAGGACTTCGTGCAGAAGGCCCTGGCGCAGCGCGGTGACCGCTACGTGTTCGGCGCGGAGACCAACCTGAACGACAAGAACCCGGACACGTTCGACTGCTCGGAGCTGGTGCAGTGGGCGGCGCACCAGGCGGGCGTGAGCGTTCCGGACGGGACGATGAACCAGGTGCCGTTCTTCCGCCAGAAGGGCACGCAGATCTCCGTGGATCAGGCGCTGAAGACGCGCGGCGCGCTGCTCTACCGGCCGGGCCACGTGGCCATCAGCCTGGGCGACGGGCGCACCATCGAGGCGCGCGGCAAGAACTACGGCGTGAACATCTTCAACGCCAATGGCCGCGGCTGGACGTCCGGCGCGCTGATCCCGGGCCTGAAGTACTGA
- a CDS encoding DUF819 family protein, whose amino-acid sequence MTVIQVLGCILFPAAAIWAGERYRVAKFFGPVTVCYLAGILVANLPGVRLSAEAALRVSEVAVPLAIPLLLFSSDVRQWPRLARSLIISFSLACLAAVLSAGAVGWFFRGQFDEWWKIAGMLVGVYVGGTANMAAIGKVLEARSETFVLLNAADLMAGGLYLLFLLTFAQRLFLRFMRPFTAVPHHEPFEHPGEPLGVWTRHHLRDMGFGFGLAVAIAAVAVGGTLLAFGKLEASPALLGITTLGIVASLSQKVRSLVGTYELGEYLLLIFCVAMGSLADARVLVGGNSTLVIFVWVVMGLAIVIHTALSKLLRIDADSTLICSTATIYGPAQIGPVAAALKNRALVGPGLTLGLAGLALGNYLGLLTAWGLRWLAGG is encoded by the coding sequence ATGACGGTCATCCAGGTGCTCGGGTGCATCCTCTTCCCGGCCGCGGCCATCTGGGCGGGCGAGCGCTACCGCGTGGCGAAGTTCTTCGGCCCGGTGACCGTCTGCTACCTGGCCGGAATCCTCGTGGCGAACCTGCCGGGAGTGAGGCTGTCCGCGGAGGCCGCGCTGCGCGTGAGCGAGGTCGCCGTGCCGCTGGCCATCCCCCTGCTGCTCTTCTCCTCGGACGTGCGCCAGTGGCCGAGGCTGGCGCGCTCGCTGATCATCTCCTTCTCGCTGGCGTGCCTGGCGGCGGTGCTCTCCGCTGGAGCCGTGGGCTGGTTCTTCCGGGGGCAGTTCGACGAGTGGTGGAAGATCGCGGGCATGCTGGTGGGCGTGTACGTCGGCGGCACCGCCAACATGGCTGCCATTGGCAAGGTGCTGGAGGCGCGCAGTGAGACGTTCGTCCTGCTCAACGCGGCGGACCTGATGGCGGGAGGCCTGTACCTCCTCTTCCTGCTCACCTTCGCGCAGCGGCTGTTCCTGCGCTTCATGAGGCCCTTCACCGCGGTGCCCCACCACGAGCCCTTCGAGCACCCGGGCGAGCCGCTCGGCGTCTGGACGCGGCACCACCTGCGGGACATGGGGTTCGGCTTCGGGCTCGCGGTGGCCATCGCGGCGGTGGCGGTCGGCGGGACGCTGCTCGCGTTCGGGAAGCTGGAGGCCAGTCCGGCGCTGCTCGGCATCACCACCCTGGGAATCGTCGCCTCTTTGTCCCAGAAGGTGCGCTCGCTGGTGGGGACCTACGAGCTCGGCGAGTACCTGCTGCTCATCTTCTGCGTGGCCATGGGCTCGCTGGCGGATGCGCGAGTGCTGGTCGGTGGTAACTCCACCCTGGTCATCTTCGTATGGGTGGTCATGGGCCTGGCCATCGTCATCCACACCGCGCTCTCGAAGCTGCTGCGCATCGACGCGGACAGCACGCTCATCTGCTCCACCGCCACCATCTACGGGCCGGCGCAGATAGGCCCGGTGGCAGCGGCCCTGAAGAATCGCGCCCTGGTGGGACCGGGGTTGACCCTGGGGCTCGCGGGCCTGGCGCTCGGTAACTACCTGGGATTGTTGACGGCTTGGGGCCTGCGCTGGCTCGCGGGAGGCTGA
- a CDS encoding pyridoxal phosphate-dependent decarboxylase family protein, with protein MPKSLPKSKRAKDDVLAELRQLRSEDARWKEGRTFSLVYYVDDEHSRLLKEAYGEYMAENGLSPVAFPSLRRMEAEVVSMVAGLFHGDDDVAGTMTTGGTESIMMAVKTAREWARGEKGIARPEIIAPSSVHPAFEKAAHYFDVELRHAATAPDLRVDVRDVERLITPNTAMIVGSAPPYPHGVVDPITELAALAQSRGLLCHVDACLGGLFLPFAKKLGRDIPPFDFSVPGVTSMSADLHKYGYSAKGASVVLHRNRALRRHQFYTYSAWPGGLYASPSMTGTRPGGAIAAAWAVMHYLGEDGYLEHARRILATTDKLIAGINAIPGLRVLGAPEVGVFAFSSDSINVYELADAMEVRGWKLDRQQKPPALHCMITPAHERIADVLLADLRDCASRLAAGEPAPEGSAAMYGMVGAIPDQKQVDGFLLEFLDGVFDRG; from the coding sequence ATGCCGAAGTCGTTGCCGAAGTCGAAGCGCGCGAAGGATGACGTGCTCGCGGAGCTGCGCCAGCTGCGCTCCGAGGACGCGCGTTGGAAGGAAGGCCGCACGTTCAGCCTCGTGTACTACGTGGATGACGAGCACTCGAGGCTGCTCAAGGAGGCCTACGGCGAGTACATGGCCGAGAATGGCCTGTCGCCGGTGGCCTTCCCCTCGCTGCGCCGCATGGAGGCCGAGGTGGTCTCCATGGTCGCCGGGCTCTTCCACGGCGATGACGACGTGGCCGGGACGATGACCACGGGCGGCACCGAGAGCATCATGATGGCGGTGAAGACGGCGCGCGAGTGGGCCCGCGGCGAGAAGGGCATCGCCCGGCCGGAGATCATCGCGCCCTCCTCGGTGCACCCGGCCTTCGAGAAGGCGGCGCACTACTTCGACGTCGAGCTGCGCCACGCGGCCACGGCGCCGGACCTGCGGGTGGATGTGCGGGACGTGGAGCGGCTCATCACTCCCAACACGGCGATGATCGTCGGGAGCGCGCCGCCGTACCCGCATGGCGTGGTGGACCCCATCACCGAGCTGGCAGCGCTGGCGCAGTCGCGCGGTCTGCTGTGCCACGTGGACGCGTGCCTGGGCGGCCTCTTCCTCCCGTTCGCGAAGAAGCTCGGCCGCGACATTCCTCCGTTCGACTTCTCGGTGCCGGGCGTCACGTCGATGTCCGCGGACCTCCACAAGTACGGGTACTCGGCGAAGGGCGCGTCGGTGGTGCTGCACCGCAACCGCGCGCTGCGGCGGCACCAGTTCTACACCTACTCGGCGTGGCCCGGAGGGCTGTACGCCTCGCCGTCCATGACGGGCACGCGGCCCGGAGGCGCCATCGCCGCGGCCTGGGCGGTGATGCACTACCTGGGCGAGGACGGGTACCTGGAGCACGCGCGGCGCATCCTCGCGACGACGGACAAGCTGATCGCCGGCATCAACGCCATTCCGGGCCTGCGTGTCCTGGGGGCGCCGGAGGTGGGCGTCTTCGCGTTCTCCTCGGACTCGATCAACGTGTACGAGCTGGCCGACGCGATGGAGGTGCGCGGCTGGAAGCTGGATCGGCAGCAGAAGCCTCCCGCGCTGCACTGCATGATCACCCCCGCGCACGAGCGCATCGCGGACGTGCTGCTGGCGGACCTGCGGGACTGCGCCTCGAGGCTCGCGGCGGGCGAGCCGGCGCCCGAGGGCAGCGCGGCGATGTATGGCATGGTCGGGGCCATCCCCGATCAGAAGCAGGTGGACGGCTTCCTCCTGGAGTTCCTCGACGGGGTGTTCGACCGCGGCTGA
- a CDS encoding PilZ domain-containing protein, translated as MSVNGWLQEFRALHKRARQKQLNDEEKQLYLQAREQFARALTAAQGMTLKPGEMARQTFRVAQAMQIELSLNAGIMRAMTLDVSKGGFSVVLGKPPGENEMVGFTLRMPDGMDPIIGRAKLVSSRKQIGNYRLSFAFHGMSDYDQERLETVLFDAALSRIPG; from the coding sequence ATGAGCGTGAATGGATGGCTCCAGGAGTTCCGGGCACTCCACAAGCGGGCCCGGCAGAAGCAGCTCAACGACGAGGAGAAGCAGCTCTATCTCCAGGCTCGTGAGCAGTTCGCGCGCGCGCTGACGGCAGCCCAGGGCATGACGTTGAAGCCGGGCGAGATGGCGCGACAGACGTTCCGCGTCGCCCAGGCGATGCAGATCGAGCTCAGCCTCAACGCGGGCATCATGCGAGCGATGACCCTGGATGTCTCCAAGGGCGGCTTCTCGGTGGTGCTCGGCAAGCCCCCCGGCGAGAACGAGATGGTGGGCTTCACGCTGAGGATGCCGGACGGGATGGACCCCATCATCGGCCGAGCCAAGCTCGTCTCCTCGCGCAAGCAGATCGGCAACTACCGGCTCTCCTTCGCCTTCCATGGCATGTCTGATTACGACCAGGAGCGGCTGGAGACGGTGCTGTTCGACGCCGCCCTCTCTCGCATCCCGGGCTGA
- a CDS encoding ParA family protein: MPMIAFSTIKGGVGKTTLCVHVAAALADAGRRVLLMDLDPQAHASLVLGLDPADAPCVADAFGPRPRHRLEEVVVASPKRPNLFIARAQPRMAAMERELFQWGHRLQAIPRALKTLSWTPDIIIADTPPNLGAFTEAVLHHADVVVAPVPMGAFALQGLGEIETAWRDAREEGGELVAVVNLWDRRTTATNDAMDAALEESTVPVLRTRIPRSEAINQAGLGYEVVFDTSPTAPGVEELRELAKELGRRAGLR, from the coding sequence ATGCCGATGATCGCGTTCTCCACCATCAAAGGCGGAGTCGGGAAGACCACCCTCTGTGTCCACGTCGCCGCGGCCCTGGCGGATGCCGGCCGCCGGGTGCTGTTGATGGACCTCGATCCGCAGGCGCATGCCTCGCTCGTGCTGGGCCTGGATCCCGCGGACGCGCCGTGCGTGGCGGACGCGTTCGGCCCTCGGCCCCGCCACCGGCTGGAGGAGGTGGTGGTGGCCTCGCCCAAGCGCCCCAACCTCTTCATCGCCCGCGCCCAGCCCCGCATGGCCGCCATGGAGCGAGAGCTCTTCCAGTGGGGCCACCGCCTGCAGGCCATCCCCCGGGCGCTCAAGACGCTGAGCTGGACTCCGGACATCATCATCGCCGACACGCCTCCGAACCTGGGCGCCTTCACCGAGGCGGTGCTCCACCACGCCGATGTAGTGGTCGCTCCCGTCCCCATGGGCGCCTTCGCGCTGCAGGGGCTGGGAGAGATAGAGACCGCCTGGCGCGACGCTCGCGAGGAAGGCGGCGAGCTGGTGGCCGTGGTCAACCTCTGGGACCGGCGCACCACCGCCACCAATGACGCGATGGATGCCGCGCTCGAGGAGTCCACCGTCCCCGTGCTGCGCACGCGCATCCCCCGCTCGGAGGCCATCAACCAGGCCGGGCTGGGCTACGAGGTGGTCTTCGACACCAGCCCCACCGCGCCAGGCGTGGAGGAATTGCGCGAGCTGGCGAAGGAGCTGGGCCGCCGCGCCGGGCTGCGCTGA
- a CDS encoding alpha/beta fold hydrolase, which yields MQAQSSSPAGPTEHVVPFLAGDGRALNLIHVQGEQAPTLGPVVLVHGAGVRANIFRAPVRETLVDALLAAGYDVWLENWRASIDVEPSEWTLDQAAVHDHPKAIQTIVQETGRDEVKAIIHCQGSTSFMLSAMAGLVPQVKLIISNAVSLHPVVPRSARLKARYAVPVVARMTPYLDPQWGLRAEGFTARAITLLVKATHHECDNTVCRLASFTYGTGFPTLWRHENLNPETHEWLKHEFAKVPLTFFQQMAECLRAGHLVPVEGYRELPDDVAERPPETDARFVFLAGELNRCFLPESQRRTYERLSARRPGYHALHVIPDYGHLDIFMGQDAARDVFPLILAELEKPA from the coding sequence ATGCAAGCCCAGTCTTCCTCCCCTGCTGGCCCCACCGAGCACGTCGTGCCGTTCCTCGCGGGAGACGGCCGAGCGCTCAACCTGATCCACGTCCAGGGCGAGCAGGCCCCCACGCTGGGGCCGGTGGTGCTCGTCCATGGCGCGGGCGTGCGCGCCAACATCTTCCGCGCGCCCGTGCGGGAGACGCTCGTCGACGCGCTGCTGGCTGCTGGCTACGACGTGTGGCTGGAGAACTGGCGCGCGAGCATCGACGTGGAGCCCAGCGAGTGGACGCTCGACCAGGCCGCCGTCCATGACCACCCGAAGGCCATCCAGACGATCGTCCAGGAGACCGGCCGGGACGAGGTGAAGGCCATCATCCACTGCCAGGGCTCGACGAGCTTCATGCTCTCGGCCATGGCGGGGCTCGTCCCCCAGGTGAAGCTCATCATCAGCAACGCCGTCTCCCTGCACCCGGTGGTGCCACGCTCGGCGCGGCTCAAGGCCCGCTATGCCGTGCCGGTGGTGGCGAGGATGACGCCCTACCTGGACCCGCAGTGGGGCCTGCGCGCGGAGGGGTTCACGGCCCGAGCCATCACCCTGCTGGTGAAGGCCACCCACCACGAGTGCGACAACACGGTGTGCCGGCTGGCGAGCTTCACCTACGGCACGGGGTTCCCCACGCTCTGGCGGCACGAGAACCTCAACCCCGAGACGCACGAGTGGCTGAAGCACGAGTTCGCCAAGGTGCCGCTCACCTTCTTCCAGCAGATGGCCGAGTGCCTGCGCGCCGGGCACCTGGTGCCGGTGGAGGGCTACCGGGAGCTGCCCGATGACGTGGCCGAGCGCCCTCCGGAGACGGATGCCCGCTTCGTCTTCCTGGCCGGGGAGCTGAACCGGTGCTTCCTGCCCGAGAGCCAGCGGCGCACCTACGAGCGGCTCTCCGCGCGCCGGCCCGGCTACCACGCGCTGCACGTGATTCCGGACTACGGCCACCTGGACATCTTCATGGGCCAGGACGCGGCCCGAGACGTCTTCCCCCTCATCCTCGCCGAGCTCGAAAAGCCGGCGTGA
- a CDS encoding acetoacetate decarboxylase family protein, whose protein sequence is MMPRRIKRQTGRFSRVDGIPYALPINSRSSPALMAAFTVDARRAAGLLPGNEVHPLRLWGNKSLLLVTVIDYRDTDIGPYIEFSVAIACTHGRKPAPPVLPLLFQKHYGLGQYVVDLPVSTEISVKGGKGIWGMPKHQANLDFHISERTVSSQYDKDGQLAVRIEIDRPGKAWLPLRASGANYCQFRGMLMKSFIYFRGKFAFRLGRKASARLTLGDHPRVQPLKKLGASSRPLFVGFFPESSGVLDDHFEAWFLSYPQLPREQPEGLESVVGLGLSQKWLPPPRAEGEDSAPRRLEAVTDDAGMGAHP, encoded by the coding sequence ATGATGCCCCGACGAATCAAGCGGCAGACCGGACGCTTCTCGAGAGTGGACGGCATTCCCTACGCGCTGCCCATCAACTCGCGCTCCTCCCCCGCCCTGATGGCGGCCTTCACCGTCGACGCGCGGCGGGCCGCCGGGCTGCTGCCCGGCAACGAGGTGCACCCGCTGAGGCTCTGGGGCAACAAGAGCCTGCTGCTCGTCACGGTCATCGACTACCGCGACACGGACATCGGACCCTACATCGAGTTCAGCGTCGCCATCGCGTGCACCCACGGCCGCAAGCCCGCTCCCCCGGTGCTGCCCCTGCTGTTCCAGAAGCACTACGGGCTGGGCCAGTACGTGGTGGACCTGCCGGTGAGCACGGAGATCTCCGTGAAGGGCGGCAAGGGCATCTGGGGCATGCCCAAGCACCAGGCGAACCTGGACTTCCACATCAGCGAGCGCACCGTCAGCAGCCAGTACGACAAGGATGGGCAGCTCGCGGTGCGCATCGAGATCGACCGGCCCGGCAAGGCCTGGCTGCCGCTGCGCGCCAGCGGCGCCAACTACTGCCAGTTCCGCGGGATGCTGATGAAGTCCTTCATCTACTTCCGTGGGAAGTTCGCCTTCCGTCTCGGGAGGAAGGCCTCGGCCCGGCTCACCCTCGGAGACCATCCGCGCGTGCAGCCGCTCAAGAAGCTCGGTGCCTCCTCCCGCCCGCTCTTCGTCGGCTTCTTCCCCGAGTCGAGCGGCGTGCTGGACGATCACTTCGAGGCCTGGTTCCTCAGCTATCCCCAGCTCCCGCGGGAGCAGCCCGAGGGACTGGAGAGCGTGGTGGGGCTCGGCTTGAGCCAGAAGTGGCTGCCGCCTCCCCGAGCGGAAGGCGAGGACTCCGCGCCGCGCCGGCTCGAGGCCGTCACGGATGATGCGGGGATGGGAGCCCACCCATGA
- a CDS encoding patatin-like phospholipase family protein: MRGRTERWLRWILRAISVATVVSGAVQLVAPGFELGFLRAESTPTSRHFFGIVGMFMVLFGGLLLHALVRPKENPAAFVWAGIQKLGACVAVSLGVARGIFSPLALGVAGFDLLSGVLILGYLGLMRRAERMATVYPPLKSAPVAEPLPAPSPVTVPMAADGRKRAIILAGGGMRVAWQAGVLRALDEEGLRFTHGDGTSGGIINLAMLLSGQSPQEMCDRWRTLRVKEFVSFVSPEKYLTAWNMEALGDADGIVDHVFPHLGINVEAIRANTSMAGTFNVCDFTRKTNEAIPHTRVDQELLVAGISLPIFMPPVRKNGGLYTDSVWIQDANLLEAVRRGANELWVLWCIGNTPTYRRGVFHQYVHMIEMSANGALFEQLERIQELNDRIRAGEVVHGHRQPIVVHLIKPERPLPLDPDFYAGHVTAGTLIDLGYADAQRYLATRGDSGLPLTPEITRMNAPAPELTFRETMSGPLALDETDPTVGAGKGRHTPFTFHATISVDDMEAFIRDPAHAARLVAHVSYPPFGDNIPVKRGSFNLFKSGDDPNVRLMTYGMAFEHQGREYYLAGTKTIRDEPGPDLWRDTTRLYCRLHEGQDERGPVVGAGVLKLGLGDVLKIVSSMRSAREGVDGPQAVMRFGRFFLGTLWDVYAPMAREPDAVEREAISPP, encoded by the coding sequence ATGAGGGGACGGACTGAGCGCTGGCTGCGCTGGATCCTGCGAGCCATCTCCGTCGCCACGGTGGTGAGCGGGGCCGTCCAGCTCGTCGCTCCGGGCTTCGAGCTCGGGTTCCTTCGCGCGGAGTCGACTCCGACGAGCCGCCACTTCTTCGGCATCGTCGGCATGTTCATGGTCCTCTTCGGCGGCCTGCTGCTCCATGCGCTGGTCCGCCCGAAGGAGAACCCGGCTGCCTTCGTGTGGGCCGGCATCCAGAAGCTCGGCGCGTGCGTCGCGGTGAGCCTGGGCGTCGCGCGTGGCATCTTCTCGCCGCTCGCCCTCGGGGTCGCCGGGTTCGATCTGCTCTCAGGAGTGCTGATCCTGGGCTACCTGGGCCTGATGCGCCGTGCCGAGCGCATGGCGACGGTGTACCCGCCTCTCAAGTCCGCGCCCGTGGCCGAGCCGCTCCCGGCGCCCTCCCCTGTCACTGTCCCCATGGCCGCGGATGGCCGCAAGCGGGCCATCATCCTCGCGGGCGGCGGCATGCGCGTGGCCTGGCAGGCCGGCGTCCTGCGCGCGCTCGACGAGGAGGGTCTCCGCTTCACGCACGGCGACGGAACCTCCGGCGGCATCATCAACCTGGCGATGCTGCTGTCAGGCCAGTCGCCTCAGGAGATGTGCGACCGCTGGCGGACGCTGCGGGTGAAGGAGTTCGTCTCCTTCGTCTCTCCCGAGAAGTACCTGACGGCGTGGAACATGGAGGCCCTGGGCGATGCGGATGGAATCGTCGACCACGTCTTCCCGCACCTCGGTATCAACGTGGAGGCCATCCGCGCCAACACCTCCATGGCGGGCACCTTCAACGTCTGCGACTTCACGCGCAAGACAAACGAGGCCATCCCCCACACCCGCGTGGACCAGGAGCTGCTCGTCGCGGGCATCTCGCTGCCCATCTTCATGCCTCCGGTCCGCAAGAACGGCGGGCTGTACACGGACTCCGTGTGGATCCAGGACGCCAACCTGCTCGAGGCGGTGCGCCGCGGCGCCAATGAGCTGTGGGTGCTGTGGTGCATTGGCAACACGCCCACCTATCGGCGCGGCGTGTTCCACCAGTACGTCCATATGATCGAGATGAGCGCCAATGGCGCCCTCTTCGAGCAGCTCGAGCGCATCCAGGAGCTGAACGATCGCATCCGCGCCGGCGAGGTGGTCCACGGCCACCGCCAGCCCATCGTCGTCCACCTCATCAAGCCCGAGCGCCCCCTGCCGCTGGATCCGGACTTCTACGCCGGCCACGTCACCGCCGGCACCCTCATCGACCTCGGGTACGCGGACGCCCAGCGCTACCTCGCGACCCGCGGCGACTCAGGCCTCCCGCTCACTCCGGAGATCACTCGAATGAACGCACCCGCCCCCGAACTCACCTTCCGCGAGACCATGTCCGGTCCCCTGGCCCTCGACGAGACCGACCCCACCGTGGGCGCCGGCAAGGGCCGCCACACACCCTTCACCTTCCACGCCACCATCAGCGTGGATGACATGGAGGCCTTCATCCGAGACCCGGCGCACGCGGCCCGGCTCGTGGCCCACGTCTCCTATCCGCCCTTCGGCGACAACATCCCGGTGAAGCGCGGCAGCTTCAACCTGTTCAAGTCCGGCGACGATCCGAACGTCCGGCTGATGACCTATGGCATGGCCTTCGAGCACCAGGGCCGCGAGTACTACCTGGCGGGCACGAAGACCATCCGCGACGAGCCGGGACCGGACCTGTGGCGGGACACCACCCGGCTCTACTGTCGCCTCCACGAGGGCCAGGACGAGCGCGGACCGGTGGTGGGCGCGGGCGTGCTCAAGCTGGGCCTGGGCGACGTGCTCAAGATCGTCTCCAGCATGCGCTCGGCGCGGGAAGGCGTCGATGGCCCCCAGGCGGTGATGCGCTTCGGCCGGTTCTTCCTCGGCACCCTCTGGGACGTCTACGCCCCCATGGCCCGCGAGCCAGATGCCGTGGAGCGCGAGGCCATCTCTCCCCCCTGA
- a CDS encoding GMC oxidoreductase, whose protein sequence is MPARREHFDAIIVGSGFGGSVMAWRLAEAGLRVCVLERGKTYPPGSFPRSPYAMRRNFWDPSEGLHGLFNLWSFRGLGGVVASGLGGGSLIYANVLLRKDEKTFVRENLQDGGYEYWPVTREELEPHYDTVEKMIGTQRYPLEHEPYRQTAKTLAMKLAAERMGLQEDWQLPPLAVTFANPGQPPIPGEPIQERQPNLHGRTRLTCRLCGECDFGCNYGSKNTLDYTALSEAKRLGAELRVRCEVKSFWPEDGEYVVEYVDHSEAREGERPEVPTSMLPRTVISADKLILAAGTFGTAYLLLNNRAAFPGLSEQLGTRFCGNGDLLGFLFKCTNQSKGKREPRILDGGHGPVITSALHIRDAAEGGTGRGYYIEDAGYPEFVNWLYESGNQLAVLRRFARLGHKVVKGWLGLSRDTDVSAEIAEVLGDCVGSASSLPLLAMGRDLPDGRMTLNRDGLLDVDWRIRRSSSYFQRVRRTMAEIADALEGKLIPNPLSYLSRVITVHPLGGCPMGRSAEEGVVDAYGEVFNHPGLYVADGAVMPGPTGPNPSLTIAALADRFAEHVIERSRRIAPSPSPTPEAPWVPPPM, encoded by the coding sequence ATGCCTGCACGACGTGAACACTTCGACGCCATCATCGTGGGCTCTGGCTTCGGCGGCTCGGTGATGGCCTGGCGGCTGGCGGAGGCGGGCCTGCGTGTCTGCGTCCTGGAGCGCGGAAAGACCTATCCCCCCGGCTCCTTCCCTCGCAGCCCCTACGCCATGCGCCGTAACTTCTGGGACCCGAGCGAGGGCCTCCACGGCCTCTTCAACCTGTGGTCCTTCCGCGGGCTCGGCGGCGTGGTGGCGAGCGGGCTCGGCGGCGGCTCGCTCATCTACGCCAACGTGCTGCTGCGCAAGGACGAGAAGACCTTCGTCCGCGAGAACCTCCAGGACGGCGGCTACGAGTACTGGCCTGTCACCCGCGAGGAACTCGAGCCCCACTACGACACCGTGGAGAAGATGATCGGGACCCAGCGCTACCCCCTCGAGCACGAGCCCTACCGTCAGACCGCGAAGACCCTGGCGATGAAGCTCGCCGCCGAGCGCATGGGCCTGCAGGAGGACTGGCAGTTGCCGCCGCTCGCGGTGACGTTCGCCAACCCCGGCCAGCCCCCCATCCCGGGCGAGCCCATCCAGGAGCGCCAGCCGAACCTCCACGGCCGCACCCGCCTCACCTGCCGGCTGTGTGGCGAGTGCGACTTCGGCTGCAACTACGGCAGCAAGAACACGCTCGACTACACGGCGCTGTCCGAAGCGAAGCGGCTCGGCGCGGAGCTTCGGGTGCGCTGCGAGGTGAAGTCCTTCTGGCCCGAGGATGGCGAGTACGTCGTCGAGTATGTGGACCACTCGGAGGCCCGGGAGGGCGAGCGGCCCGAGGTCCCCACGTCGATGCTGCCGCGCACGGTCATCTCCGCGGACAAGCTCATCCTGGCGGCGGGGACGTTCGGCACCGCGTACCTGCTGCTCAACAACCGCGCTGCGTTCCCGGGGCTCAGCGAACAGCTCGGGACCCGCTTCTGCGGCAACGGCGACCTGCTGGGCTTCCTCTTCAAGTGCACCAACCAGAGCAAGGGCAAGCGTGAGCCGCGCATCCTCGATGGAGGCCACGGCCCCGTCATCACCAGCGCCCTCCACATCCGCGACGCGGCCGAGGGCGGCACCGGCCGCGGCTACTACATCGAGGACGCGGGCTACCCGGAGTTCGTCAACTGGCTCTACGAGAGCGGAAACCAGCTCGCCGTGCTGCGCCGCTTCGCTCGCCTGGGCCACAAGGTCGTCAAGGGGTGGCTCGGCCTCAGCCGGGACACGGACGTGAGCGCGGAGATCGCCGAGGTGCTCGGTGACTGCGTGGGCTCGGCCAGCTCGCTGCCCCTGCTCGCCATGGGGCGGGATCTCCCGGATGGCCGGATGACGCTGAACCGCGACGGGCTGCTGGACGTCGACTGGCGCATCCGCCGCTCGTCCAGCTACTTCCAGCGCGTCCGGCGGACGATGGCGGAGATCGCCGACGCGCTCGAGGGAAAGCTGATCCCCAATCCCCTGAGCTACCTCAGCCGCGTCATCACCGTGCACCCGCTGGGCGGCTGCCCCATGGGCCGCTCCGCCGAGGAGGGCGTGGTGGACGCATATGGAGAGGTCTTCAACCACCCCGGGCTCTACGTGGCGGATGGCGCCGTGATGCCGGGCCCCACCGGTCCCAACCCCAGCCTCACCATCGCCGCCCTGGCGGACCGCTTCGCCGAGCACGTCATCGAGCGCTCCCGCCGCATCGCTCCTTCTCCCTCCCCCACCCCAGAGGCGCCATGGGTTCCACCACCGATGTGA